In Finegoldia magna ATCC 53516, a genomic segment contains:
- a CDS encoding NAD-dependent protein deacylase produces the protein MNDVEKLKQIVEQSDKIVFFGGAGVSTASGIPDFRSATGLYNKKNDSDFSPEYMLSHEFFMTRPDLFQNYVLENLIIEGVKPNKAHLSLTKLERANKLLGVITQNIDSLDKMAGTKNIAEIHGNLRDYYCVDCGAKYSLDYYKQNRPCKCEKCGGVVRPDVTLYGEVPPQTEFVKAINWIEKADTMIVAGSSLVVYPASGLINYFRGDNLILINLDRTSYDNMANIVIHDDIAKTLEYVTRDIDER, from the coding sequence ATGAATGATGTTGAAAAATTAAAACAAATTGTAGAACAAAGCGATAAAATCGTATTTTTCGGTGGAGCTGGAGTGTCTACTGCATCGGGAATTCCCGATTTTAGGTCTGCGACAGGGTTGTATAACAAGAAAAACGACAGCGATTTTTCTCCGGAATATATGTTGAGCCACGAATTTTTCATGACACGCCCTGATTTATTTCAAAACTATGTTCTTGAAAATTTAATTATTGAAGGAGTTAAACCGAACAAAGCACATTTATCACTTACAAAATTAGAAAGAGCAAATAAACTTCTAGGAGTTATTACTCAAAATATCGACAGCTTAGATAAAATGGCTGGAACGAAAAATATCGCAGAAATTCACGGAAATTTGAGAGATTATTATTGTGTAGATTGCGGAGCCAAATACTCACTTGATTATTACAAACAAAACAGACCTTGCAAGTGCGAAAAATGTGGAGGAGTAGTTCGTCCAGATGTAACATTGTATGGAGAAGTTCCACCGCAAACTGAATTTGTGAAGGCAATTAATTGGATTGAAAAAGCAGACACGATGATTGTAGCTGGAAGTTCACTTGTCGTGTACCCTGCGAGTGGTCTTATTAATTATTTTAGAGGAGATAATTTGATACTGATTAATTTGGATCGTACAAGCTACGATAATATGGCGAATATCGTGATTCATGACGATATTGCAAAAACTTTAGAATATGTGACGAGGGATATTGATGAAAGATAA
- a CDS encoding DMT family transporter → MRKAKGMMFAIISALIFGFTPIMVRETLSNGSNVIMTSFLRGFFVIPFLIISLKSRNVSLKVTKQELKKLLLMCSIGGCITMTMLYASYQYISVGLATSIHFIFPTIVTVYSVMFLNEKMTKYKFISLIASIIGVILLANNVGGSSNFPLGLFLAVASGCTYSFYLIYMDVSGLKYMDSVKVTFYNCMINSTMLLIYGLITGDFTLSLSKYAWIIAFVISILVSVFGTLFIQLAIVNAGVSTYTIFSTLEPITSVILGIVLFNETTDPRRLLGCFMIFLSVMILALSTRFQERKAKGRVNNE, encoded by the coding sequence GTGAGAAAAGCTAAGGGAATGATGTTTGCCATTATTTCGGCGTTGATTTTCGGATTTACGCCAATAATGGTCAGAGAAACGTTGAGTAATGGAAGTAACGTAATAATGACTTCTTTTTTGAGGGGGTTTTTCGTAATTCCATTTTTGATTATTTCATTGAAAAGTAGAAATGTTAGCCTCAAAGTTACAAAACAAGAATTGAAAAAACTCTTACTCATGTGTAGTATTGGCGGTTGCATTACGATGACAATGCTTTATGCATCTTATCAATACATTTCCGTCGGGCTTGCAACATCCATTCACTTTATTTTTCCGACGATTGTAACAGTGTATTCGGTTATGTTCCTAAATGAAAAGATGACGAAATACAAATTCATCTCACTAATCGCATCGATTATTGGAGTGATTTTACTAGCAAATAATGTAGGTGGAAGTAGTAATTTTCCATTAGGATTATTCTTGGCGGTAGCATCTGGTTGTACTTATTCTTTTTATTTAATTTACATGGATGTGTCGGGACTAAAATACATGGATAGTGTAAAGGTTACATTTTATAATTGTATGATTAACTCCACAATGCTTTTAATATATGGACTTATTACTGGCGATTTTACTTTGTCACTTTCAAAATATGCATGGATAATTGCGTTTGTGATTTCAATTTTGGTATCGGTGTTTGGTACATTATTCATTCAGCTGGCAATAGTAAACGCAGGTGTCAGCACGTACACGATTTTTTCTACATTGGAGCCTATCACGTCTGTAATATTGGGGATTGTTTTATTCAATGAAACTACAGATCCAAGAAGATTGCTTGGATGTTTTATGATATTTTTGTCTGTTATGATACTGGCACTTTCAACGAGATTTCAAGAAAGAAAAGCAAAAGGAAGGGTAAATAATGAATGA
- a CDS encoding 8-oxo-dGTP diphosphatase gives MENILCNMIKINRGNEVLVLDKVKKYGWEGLTFPGGHVEKVESITESVIREAKEETNLDIENIKYVGMISWYDIDNNDRIIGFLYETDDFSGELVKENVEGTLEFIDYEELKNMDGHSDSMGEIFAIYDGKYSEIVLYYEDNKCVKKECYK, from the coding sequence ATGGAAAATATTTTGTGCAATATGATAAAAATCAATCGCGGAAATGAGGTTTTGGTTTTAGATAAAGTTAAAAAATACGGCTGGGAAGGGTTGACTTTTCCAGGTGGTCATGTCGAAAAGGTAGAATCTATTACTGAATCTGTCATCAGAGAAGCGAAGGAAGAAACTAATCTGGATATTGAAAACATAAAATACGTTGGAATGATTAGCTGGTATGACATTGACAACAACGACAGAATTATTGGATTTTTGTACGAAACTGACGATTTTTCTGGAGAATTGGTAAAAGAAAATGTCGAAGGAACATTGGAATTTATCGATTACGAAGAATTAAAAAACATGGATGGACATAGCGATTCTATGGGTGAAATTTTCGCTATTTACGACGGGAAATATTCTGAAATCGTGCTTTATTATGAGGATAATAAGTGCGTGAAAAAGGAGTGTTATAAATAG
- the mobB gene encoding molybdopterin-guanine dinucleotide biosynthesis protein B has translation MRVSVGILAGGKSVRMGQDKFDLNFYGHTFIEELIDRFKDFEVIVSSNTADYSPIKTVKDTYIDAGPLSGILEILKNSTNEYVFVTSCDMINVKPDLVDFAASIASFSDEAVIFETDERCYPTCGIFSKKIIPVLEKMLQNGDYRVMNLVKKIDAKFVNLKYTIFEGEFVNINYPEELKQNATPLICICGKKNSGKTTFIKKLVRELKNRNKSCSVIKHDGHDFELDFKDTDTFYYKQYGACQTLIFNDKYFKLDGRSKNIYDLIKLLDDVDLIIIEGMKDSDFIKYECTLTDDLVCSDVNKYGIISDRIFAGYDNFDINDVPKFADYIIRKFKI, from the coding sequence ATGAGAGTTTCTGTAGGAATATTGGCTGGCGGAAAAAGTGTGAGAATGGGTCAAGACAAATTTGATTTGAACTTTTACGGTCACACTTTTATAGAAGAGTTGATTGACAGATTCAAAGACTTTGAAGTAATTGTTTCATCTAATACAGCCGATTATTCTCCAATTAAAACTGTAAAGGACACTTATATTGATGCGGGACCTTTGAGTGGAATATTGGAGATTTTAAAAAATTCTACAAATGAATATGTATTTGTAACTTCTTGCGATATGATAAATGTGAAACCAGATTTGGTGGATTTTGCAGCATCTATCGCAAGTTTTTCAGATGAAGCTGTAATTTTTGAAACAGATGAAAGATGCTATCCTACTTGTGGGATTTTTTCTAAGAAAATTATTCCTGTTTTGGAGAAAATGCTACAAAATGGAGATTATCGTGTGATGAATTTGGTTAAGAAAATTGATGCAAAATTCGTCAATTTGAAATATACGATTTTTGAGGGTGAATTTGTAAATATTAATTATCCCGAAGAACTGAAGCAAAATGCGACGCCTTTGATTTGTATCTGCGGAAAGAAAAATAGCGGCAAGACTACTTTTATTAAAAAGCTTGTTCGAGAATTGAAAAATAGAAACAAATCTTGTTCTGTAATTAAACACGACGGTCACGATTTTGAGCTTGATTTCAAAGATACGGACACTTTTTATTACAAACAGTACGGAGCTTGTCAGACCTTGATTTTTAACGATAAATACTTTAAATTAGATGGTAGGAGTAAAAATATTTATGATTTGATCAAATTATTGGACGATGTCGATTTGATAATTATCGAAGGGATGAAGGATTCCGATTTCATAAAATACGAATGTACTCTTACAGATGATTTGGTGTGTAGCGATGTGAACAAATACGGAATTATCAGCGACAGAATTTTTGCGGGTTACGATAATTTTGATATCAATGATGTTCCGAAATTTGCAGACTACATTATTCGAAAATTTAAAATTTAG
- a CDS encoding molybdopterin molybdotransferase MoeA gives MLLQVEKAKEILRENIKKASDIEEIDIDDAYNRVLAEDVLAKFNNPPYPKSAMDGYAVSSKDSDKLSKKKIIGTNFAGDCNDFEYEENTCVRIMTGAFVPKCYDAIVKQEDCEVEDGYIEIKKSYEPFDYYIKEGEDVHEGDLLIPKNTRISSVDLSILASNGYAKVKVYKKLKVALLSTGSELLYPGDDYTPGKIYSSTTFTLKSILKNSGVEVVEQKNCMDDEKSIIKEIKKLTQKSDIVITTGGVSVGDKDLMETCMKQIGEVLFHGIAMKPGTPVMASKVADTIVLSCSGSPFAAFCNFEVLFWDLYNKYYGLNVKQFEKGKVVKGSMKPSKLQRYVRCFVKDSEITIFDKHKNSMLQDLTNCNALLIQKQNENLEVGSSVDYIYLGEI, from the coding sequence ATGTTATTACAAGTAGAAAAAGCTAAGGAAATTCTTAGAGAAAACATAAAAAAAGCATCCGATATTGAAGAAATTGATATCGATGATGCTTATAACAGAGTTTTGGCGGAGGATGTGTTGGCGAAGTTTAACAATCCTCCTTATCCCAAAAGCGCAATGGATGGATACGCTGTAAGCAGCAAAGATTCTGACAAATTATCAAAAAAGAAAATTATCGGCACGAATTTTGCTGGAGATTGCAACGATTTTGAATACGAAGAAAATACTTGCGTGAGAATTATGACCGGAGCATTTGTACCGAAATGCTACGATGCGATTGTAAAACAAGAAGACTGCGAAGTAGAAGATGGTTATATTGAAATCAAAAAATCCTACGAACCATTTGATTATTACATCAAAGAAGGCGAAGATGTTCACGAAGGTGATTTGTTAATTCCTAAAAACACTAGAATTTCTTCAGTGGATCTGTCGATTTTGGCATCAAATGGATATGCAAAAGTTAAAGTTTACAAAAAATTAAAAGTAGCGCTATTGTCGACAGGATCTGAATTGTTGTATCCTGGGGATGATTATACTCCAGGTAAAATCTACAGTTCAACGACTTTTACATTGAAATCTATTCTAAAAAATTCAGGCGTAGAAGTTGTCGAACAAAAAAACTGTATGGATGATGAAAAATCAATTATAAAAGAAATAAAAAAACTAACGCAAAAATCAGATATCGTTATAACAACTGGCGGTGTTAGTGTTGGTGACAAAGATTTAATGGAAACCTGCATGAAACAAATCGGAGAAGTTTTGTTTCACGGAATTGCCATGAAGCCTGGAACTCCAGTGATGGCATCAAAAGTAGCTGACACAATCGTTCTGTCGTGTTCAGGAAGTCCGTTTGCAGCTTTTTGTAATTTTGAAGTTTTATTTTGGGATTTGTACAATAAATATTATGGATTAAATGTAAAACAATTTGAAAAAGGAAAAGTTGTAAAAGGTTCCATGAAACCATCGAAGCTTCAACGATACGTAAGATGTTTTGTTAAAGATTCTGAGATTACTATCTTTGATAAACACAAAAATTCTATGTTACAAGATTTGACAAATTGCAATGCGCTTTTAATTCAAAAGCAAAACGAAAACTTGGAAGTAGGGTCAAGTGTGGATTATATATATTTGGGTGAAATATGA
- a CDS encoding formate/nitrite transporter family protein, whose product MKKLADFLYAIMAGAFIAMGGVVFLSLDNKIVGAFMFSLGLFAVCTLKYNLFTGKVGYLFCNDVKTYLPWCLMVWVGNLVGSIIVAELVRLTRVAPGIIEKSTKLVQVKADDTLISLFVLGIFCNIMVVHAVDQYLNNPHEIGKYLGIVMSIMVFILCGFEHCIADMFYIQMARMWNSQTIIALIVITLGNVLGGILIPTMRKINTKLKSE is encoded by the coding sequence ATGAAAAAATTAGCGGATTTTTTGTATGCCATTATGGCAGGGGCGTTTATTGCGATGGGCGGAGTTGTGTTTTTGAGCCTAGACAATAAAATCGTCGGAGCATTTATGTTCAGTTTGGGACTTTTTGCTGTGTGTACTTTAAAGTATAATTTATTTACGGGAAAAGTTGGGTATCTGTTCTGCAATGATGTCAAAACTTATTTGCCATGGTGCTTAATGGTGTGGGTTGGAAATTTAGTTGGTAGTATTATTGTAGCGGAATTGGTTCGTCTTACAAGAGTTGCTCCAGGAATTATCGAAAAATCTACAAAATTGGTTCAAGTAAAAGCAGACGATACTTTGATTAGTTTGTTCGTTTTGGGAATTTTCTGTAACATTATGGTCGTTCACGCAGTGGATCAATACTTAAACAATCCTCACGAAATTGGAAAATATTTGGGAATTGTGATGAGCATTATGGTATTTATCCTATGCGGATTTGAACACTGTATTGCAGATATGTTTTACATTCAAATGGCAAGAATGTGGAATTCACAAACGATTATCGCACTAATCGTCATTACTTTAGGTAATGTATTGGGTGGAATTTTGATTCCGACAATGAGAAAAATCAACACAAAATTAAAAAGTGAATAA
- the fdhD gene encoding formate dehydrogenase accessory sulfurtransferase FdhD has product MNFEKNVMVKKYNDGVIEEVEDVILREFLLDININSKPIVKLLCIEKDLQELVTGYLITENIVRPEDIQNVDININGNVCNVELKDIDTTPSHVTTESGDYKNVPYNFTNRDEKVTPIDWDEETLLKISNFNLSGSQLFKETGNVHSVVLAKDGEIICQCDDIGRYNAFDKAVGTAVLKGENLSDLIAFTSGRIPSSIVQKCINSGISVIVSRSAPTDISLELASKYNLSVIGFCKQSRLNIYRDFRKKD; this is encoded by the coding sequence ATGAATTTTGAAAAAAATGTAATGGTTAAGAAATATAACGATGGAGTTATAGAAGAAGTAGAAGATGTTATTCTTAGAGAATTTTTGTTGGATATCAATATTAATTCCAAACCGATTGTTAAACTTTTATGTATTGAAAAGGATTTACAAGAACTTGTGACGGGATATCTTATCACGGAAAATATTGTAAGACCAGAAGATATACAAAACGTAGATATAAATATTAATGGAAATGTTTGTAATGTTGAATTGAAAGATATCGATACTACTCCAAGTCATGTGACAACGGAAAGTGGCGATTACAAAAATGTTCCATACAATTTTACAAATAGAGATGAAAAAGTCACACCGATTGATTGGGACGAAGAAACACTGTTGAAGATTTCCAATTTTAACTTGTCGGGATCTCAATTATTCAAAGAAACTGGCAATGTGCATTCAGTTGTTTTGGCAAAAGATGGAGAAATAATCTGTCAATGCGATGACATTGGAAGATACAACGCTTTTGATAAAGCAGTGGGAACAGCAGTATTGAAGGGAGAGAATTTATCAGATTTGATTGCGTTTACTTCGGGAAGAATTCCTTCATCAATCGTTCAAAAATGTATCAATTCAGGAATTTCTGTTATTGTTTCAAGAAGTGCACCAACGGATATTTCTTTGGAACTGGCAAGCAAATATAATTTGTCCGTAATCGGCTTTTGCAAACAAAGTCGTTTAAATATTTATAGAGATTTTAGAAAGAAGGATTAG